The genome window GAGGAAAATAGGGGTTATAGTCATAAAGTATAGCAACATAACCTCACCTATGCTCTGAATGGTCAGATGTGGATGTAGCCCACACCTCTACCTCATACCTTTCAGAGCtcacactgaattagcaaatgaACAAGGCCACATGAACACAATGAAatggatttattatttcatttagtatggTGGAAGAGGACTAATTACATGGCAGCCAAATTTATATTTCCTCAGAAACAAGTCAATCTTGCAAAAAGCTCTTTTTCAAAGGCTCACTGTAAAGAGCCAGCAGGGCGATGAGAAATGGCCATGGCCTGACACACCAGTACACCATGCCATCCCCACCTTCTGCTCTTGACAATGAGGGCTGAACTCCATGTAACTGGCAGGGAGATGTCTCTGTCTGATCCTCACAGATGGACACATCTATCAGCATGTCAGGTAGGCGTCAGTTAGAGCTGACTTACGTTTTCCTCAGCTTTGGCAAAGTCATAATGATTATGTAAATTTATCTGAGGGCTGTTAACTTgtaatgaaggaagaaaatatgtcCTGTGCATGTACCAGTTTGCAAGATGTATAatgactttctcttttctctcaacaGCATGGCATTGGCATTCCCTCTATTTCTATTATGCTTATGCTTCATGAACTCATCAAATTACTGCACCATGCCTGGTGCTGTAATGTTACCATTACCAGAAATGGTACATCAGGGAGAATAGGTGAGATGGGTCGATTTCTATTATTAAATCCAAGTGATTGCTCCATACAGGGTAGCTGCCAAAATACGGCAACATCCTCGGAGCCCAGCAGATACCCAGATGGGCTAGAAAGTGTCAGGAGGCTGGGCTTgaggaaatttaaagaaatttaaatttgaagaaaattaaagaaatctaaagaaatatttcctttttatcttcctctttttttcctccatggaAACATAGCATGAGAGATCACACTGCCTATTGCCCAGATGGACTTAGGTATTCTTAAGGGGAAGACTGGAAGAATTGCTGACGAATATGTATGAGGATAAGTATAAGTTTTGAGTATAAGTATGAGTAAATTTTGAGGCTGAGGAATTTTATAAGTGACAGAAATAAGTGCTTGGAGGGAAAAATTAATCACTAAGATTTGCCTCATTTGTCAGCTAAGGACACAGACTTCAGAGCTCTTAGGAAAACTTTGTTTTAGCTCATGTCAGTGACTACACCCTTTTACTTGGTTGGGTCTTTTCCTCGTCAACACACCAGAAGAGATCAGGCTGGGTTTTTAGGGAAGGACCAGGTGATGCTTCCTAAGGTTtggccagcccctgccccccaactcccTTCTTCCTTGGCTGGTCAGGGGCTGTGTCTCTGCTTCCACACTGGGCTGATGCCAAGTTCTGAGGAAACCTCcttcttttccaatcttttcTCCAGGAGCAGACCTTGGGAGGAGGCGATTTTACTATGTCACCAAATGCAAATACAGACAGGACACTGTAACTGAGAAGGTTTGGTTAGCAGAGTGACAGGATGGCAAGGGCTGTGATTTGGCTCTCAGAATTACACAGTTTGGGAATAAGTGTGGACCTTAGAAAACCTTGGACAAGAAATTagagaagtgacttgtccagtAGCACAGAGCCACAGGTGGCTGAGCCATGCTCACTAGAAACAGTCATCTTCACAAAGATTATGCCCTTTCTACCACTTGACCTTGTACAGGGTCAAGTCCAGCCATGGCCCTCACAGGTGGGATAAAGAACATCTGCGGATGCCCatccagaaagagaaggagaatgtTAGCAATCACTTTTAAATCAGGCATCCTTTTGGATTGTTTTTCTTCCAGTGTTACCCCAAATAATCAGTAGTAGGTACCAGTGCATTTGGGGATGAAATGGGTAATAGCGTTATTAAGATTGTTTATAATTTGGGGTTGTGGGCTACAAGGATCTGTCTGCATAGCCCATGCCCATGCAATGTACCGTCCTTGCTGCTGTGGCTGCCACTTGACATGAGCCACGTGCAAGGCACTCTGCTGACCATCCAGCTCATGGGCATGGATCCTAGTTCTTTCATTTTATGGCAACACAATGCATCCAGCCCATAGGCTGTACCAGTATCACAATGAAAGTCTATGCATGGTGGGAAATGAAACCACTGTGCTGTTGTGGATACCTTCATTTTGAAGTTTTGTCCTCATTAAGAACTCTTAGCTTATTgataggatgcgaatgtttgttttcttttaagcagCATTGCATTCAGAGACAAAGAAGATAAAACTCATTCCTTTGCTGATGTTCCCACTCCTTAGATGAGCCAACAAACCTTGATGAGGATAAAATACCAGATTAAATGGTACTTTGACCTTTGAGAGACTTTAACCAAGATATAAATGTTCTAACATATCTAAATATTAGGATGGTAGGTGAATAATATCACTTTTGATGCCCACATTTTCAAATTCCTTCTCAATCACTTTCCTGTTCTTAGGACATTGTGAATAATTCAAGGCGCCACTTGTTTGAGTTATTTTTGACTTAGTTTAAAAGTTTCTGACCCACCAAGGCTCTTTTATCATGGGTCTCTCCCTGGATCCTCTAAATTAATCCCATGTTGATCAATATTGGAATTTATAAAAATCCAGAAGGATATGGCTGTGTTCTGTGTCAGGGGTTGATAAACTtcttctgtaaaaggccagatagtaaatattttaggctttacagATCATATGATTTCTGTTGCAActtctcaactctgccattgtagtgtATAAGCAACCAgagatatgtaaatgaatgaatgtagctgtgttgcaataaaactttatttataaagacaGACTGAATTTGGCCCATGGATGGTAGTTTGCAGATCTCTGCTCTATGGCATCTCTATGGaagcattcactcattcaacaaatttttattgagtacctataaTAGGCATAATGCTAGGCTTGCAGGGAAAAGAGTAAACAGACATTGCTCTTACCTTTATAGAGCTCATGTGTTATCTCAGCAATAGACAAACAGTGAGTAATTACAAAGTATAATAAATGTTAAGACACAGAGAGTCTAGGGCACTATCAATATATGTCCCCTTATCCAGGCTATACACAGAAATCAGAATGGATCAAAAACTAGATCAAAAGCTGGGCTaggcatcaaaaggaatgagatcttgccatttgcaatgacgtgggtggaactggagggtgttatgctgagtgaaataagtcaatcagagaaagacatgtatcatatgacctcactgatacgaggaattcttaatctcaggaaacaaattgagggttgctgggttggggggtggggtgggagggatggggtagctgggtgatagacactggggagggtatgtgctatggtgagcactgtgaattgtgcaagactgttgaatcacaaatctgtacctctgaaacaaataatgcaatatgtgttaagaaaaaaaagaagaagaagaagaagattgcaggaggggaagaatgaagggggggaaatcggagggggagaagaaccatgagagatgatggactctgaaaaacaaactgagggttctagaagggaggggggtgggaggatgggttagcctggtgatgggtattaaagagggcacgttctgcatggagcactgggtgttatgcacaaacaatgaatcacggaacactacatcaaaaactaatgatgtaatgtatggtgattaacataacaataaaaaatttaaaaaaaacaaatggggaAAAGGACAAACTAAAGCTATTGTCAAATAATGTTTGAGGTTATCCGTGGGTTACAAATAGGCATGGCCCCCGttatcttataaataaaatggttaatttaaaaaaaaaaaaaaaaagctgggctGGGGAAATTTAATGTAACCTATCCATATTattgctttttatcttttccccCTCCATgattcagttttgaaagaagtgACTTATGTTCATACCTGAAGAATGAGTTGTAGGTagtctgatgaaaaaaaaaaaaagtgtgggggaGGACAAGACAGCATTGCAGGCAGGGACAATAGGAGTTGGCAGAAAATGGTTTCTCGGGTCCCTGAGACTTGAGTTCCTGAGTCCCATGAGCAAGCCAGGTTTTGCAGCAATGGAAGGTCAGCCAAGAAGCCTAATTTacatggggtggtggggggagggtggatgTGAcaagaatcagaaggaagagaggaTAGAGATGCAAAGAAATTATAGTAATCAAGGAGTTGCAGAGAAGATTAAATATCAAGTAGTCACATCACTTTATGAAAGCTACTTGCTGGCAGGCTCATTTAGTTTATTCCTGACCTAATTTACTCAAATTTGAGCCTGAAGGCCGGTACTAATTTGCATGTCCAAGAGTCATGTTTGTCTTGAAATCTAAACCTGATCACGTTGTAAATGTGAATCTGGAAAGACAGCAAATGTAAATGCCTGTtctgaatattattatttaattgcatttggaaaagaaaataatttaaaagatgaaaatagggaGAATCATTAGCAACCAGCATTAATTAATGTTGGCAGAATGGATTACATACTACATGTCAAAAGTAAATTCTAAGTGACATTCTTCTGTAACCACTCTTTTAATCTCACATTGCAATACTGCCCTGGGGTCTGTTGTAATAGCAGATGCGGCCACAGACTCCTTCCTTGATCCCTGGTTTGAATAGGTAATCTTGGACAACATCACCACCTGAAGTGCTAAACTTGACAAGGAACTGGCCCAAGAGCTCCTCAGCTACAGCAAGGGAATCCCCTCTTCCCAGTCCTCATCAGACATGTGATGTGTACCTAGGATTTTTATGAAGGTGACAAGAAGTTACAAACTGGGAAAGCAACAGAAAATTGTTGCAACTCTTTGTTATTCAAGgccataatttacattaaaaactctgctttagaaaattaaatagttgggattaaataaaagaactgaaacagCCTTTTTGGCTTACTAGAGCATAGGAATGTAAGGACATAATAAGCAGCAGAGAAACATCCATAATGAATTTATATTAAGAGTGGGTTTAATCCTCCAAGAACAAatcaaatactaaaatataattaGCGATGTTAGCAAAATCTTATCTCTGTTTATGCCTTTAATTTAAACTGGTGACTCTGGGAAAAGGGGAAATGCTGATTCTATGTTTCTGCCATTTTAAGGTACATTCACCCATACTTCTGAAGGGATCTGGTACCCAGGGGAGAGTAGGGACCAGAAAACggggaaaaatatttgggggagGGAGTCTAAAGGGATGGGTAGTCTCAGAATGGTACTTTTATCTCTCAACCATGAGGGGTCCCGAAATCAGGTGATTTGCCATGTAGTAGCTCTTGCtacaaggggtgggggaggggccaggagaAAAGACCCTCGAGGGCAGACTCTGCTCATTCCAGAAGAAAGAACCTAAGCAGGATTGTTACCATTCCTTGAAGGGCCTTCTAGAAATCCtgtagtgtttttgtgtttgtgtatgttcATCAAATTAAGTATTATCTCATCttaaattatgtttcttttcttttcccttggatCAATCTTAGGGTAttatactgaattttttaaaaattatgtatggaGACAGGTTATGTTATCTACAAATGTTACTTCAGGTTAGTCAAAGGGGTGTCAGTACATATGTGTTATAAAATAGGAGGCATGTTGGGTCTGATAGGGTTGAGACTCTGTGATAGGCCACGGCCCCTTCACTGGGAGGGTCATTGATAGGTTTCAGCCAGAGCTTGCAAATGGCAGCCTGTTGGAGTCAATGTTTTCTTTGGCCTGCacagtattttgtaaaatgtgaattattttgCCAACATTGAACATTTCTGGAGGTTTCGCATGAAAGTCCAGATTTTTGGCTTCTGGagataacataacataaaaaatataaaataatatatgcatgGCAGCCCTGGCAAGACCCCACCCACATCCAGGCTATGTTTGCTAAAGGTGAGGCAAGGCTGTTCCTTCTCTTCAGACCAGGCAGACCTCATGGATGTTACTTGCTCACCTTCTGGGACATCGGAGTTTGAATTGGCTTAAATAACACTGCATTAGAGGTGTTGGCAGGCAGCACTGAGGAGGAGGGAATAAGGAGAAGCAGACAGCCAGGGTGGAAGTAGTGTGtaagaggaaagggaggaaaagagcgGAAAGGGAGCCAAAGTGGGGACTGTGCAAATAATGGATGGTGACAGAGTGTATCAGCCTCCCTGCTTCAACCCTCCCGCCTCAATCGGGAGCGGCACGGGCAAGATAGCATCAggcttttctccacttccttccGGCTTCACTAGCTACACAGGTGAAATTAAGTGATAAATGAATCCTGAGAGCAGCCTAGCAGGGAAAAAGCGACCACAAAAGGGTGGCATGCAGCCTGAGACATGTgtggcaggggagagaggggacaaGTCAATTGCCTATATACAGCTAGCACTGTCCTCACAGAGATGGAGAACTGCACCGTCCAAACCACCCTCCTGATCCTCAATAGCTTCAGGAGGCTTGAAGCTGCTTCTTCTCCGCCAGCACCTGTCCCTGAGCCATCCCCCAGTCATGGAAGCAACCTGAGGTTTTCCTCAAAGGGCAGATCTCCTAGCagccctctgggtcctgctgtcCCAGTACAGTCCTAGCTGCAGTGGTCACTCAACGATTACCTGCCCCAGAGCTGGAGCGCTCAACATCATGGAGACTCCTTTCAACAAGATACCCGAGCCGGGCACAGCCTTGCTCCAGGTTCCTTGATAGGATGATTCAGATGGCTGGATTTGTCCTACCAGGAGTGCAGACCCAAGCATTAGAGTTAGCCATCAAGCACGTGGGTCCCCAACAAGCCCCTTAGTGATGCTGTTGCCACGCTGGTAGGACATCAAGTTGCTAAGAGTTCTCCACTCTCTTTTAGGCCAGGTCAGCTAGACGGAGCATTGGGGTCcttttccagagaagaaaagcTACATTGCTTGAAGAGAGCATATAAAGCCAGAGGGCAAAATACTGAAATGGAATCGGCAGTGTTTGTGGCTGCATGTAGATTCTGTGGTCTGAAAGGTAAGCTATTCATGAAAGCCTCCAGTccaattctcctttttcatgaaattattttcacttcacaggagaagaaaaaggaatccacCAATATATTACTTGGGGTTGAAGGCATGCCTTGTAATTGCTTATAATATCATCATCATGTCTTGTGGGAGGGCAGGACATTATTCTCACTATACAGTTGAGAAAACCAAGCCTCAGGGGGCAAAAGTGAGCTGCCCAAAGTCATGAAGGTTATGGAGCCAGGACTTGACAGCAAGTTCCACTTTCTTGATCCTGGTAGTGGCTGCTATTTTCTGTTCAAATTAAATTTATCAAGACATGATACAAATGAAATATTCCTAAAACAGTTCATCAAAGGACAAAACATCATTGGAGTAGTAggtttttaaagttaatttacatgcatttttacttttcccaactttttattttgaaaatttttcatgattcagaaaaattttaaaaatagtataataaatacCTATGTGTATGCTTTAccaagattaatttttaatattttcccacaTTTATGAATGCtctctaaatatttatatatacatatatacatatatgtatgcatataagtGTGTGTAAATATAAGAATACATACAtctatttgcttttttccctgaTTCATTTGTAAATGAATTGCAAACATCATGCCACTTAACTCTTGTACCTCAGCATCATTTCCTGAGAATAAAGATATTCTCCTAATAGCCAAAATACCAttatcaaaccaaaaaaaaaaaaaaaaaaagacccaaaaacCTAAGGAAAGTAAAAATAGCTTCATAACATCACTTAATATCCATTCCATATTTAAATTTCCCtagttttcctatattttttatagattttttttcttacttaacaTCAAAATAACTTCATACATTATATTACTTGGTTGTTATATCTCTGTACTTTTTACATCTAGAATAGTCCccctactcttcttttttttcctatgacaatggattttttattatttattatctatttatttatttggattttttttttaaagagtcaagTTATCTTGTTGAATATACCATGTTCTAGATTTGTCTGTGTGTTTCATCGTAGAGTTTCACTTGTTCATCTATACTGTGGATTTCCTGTAAGTGGAAGTGGAATCTAGTGGCCTCACTAGATTCAGCTTTATCGCAAGAACATTCTATGGCAATGTAAACTTCCGATTGTACCACCTCAGG of Halichoerus grypus chromosome 4, mHalGry1.hap1.1, whole genome shotgun sequence contains these proteins:
- the LOC118533953 gene encoding LOW QUALITY PROTEIN: uridine phosphorylase 2 (The sequence of the model RefSeq protein was modified relative to this genomic sequence to represent the inferred CDS: inserted 1 base in 1 codon; substituted 4 bases at 4 genomic stop codons): CVGGSPNTMKEFAVFIHKELGLEDSREDMKDVXAGTDRYCMHKTDLLLSVCHGIGIPSISIMLMLHELIKLLHHAWCCNVTITRNGTSGRIGTALGSVVIADAATDSFLDPWFEXVILDNITTXSAKLDKELAQELLSYSKGIPSXPVLIRHVMCTXDFYEGDKKPGQLDGALGSFSREEKLHCLKRAYKARGQNTEMESAVFVAACRFCGLKVA